One segment of Ipomoea triloba cultivar NCNSP0323 chromosome 12, ASM357664v1 DNA contains the following:
- the LOC116000404 gene encoding transcription factor bHLH61-like has product MGSKDEKRAALNQQLRQLRSATNSTAVNKASIIMDASRYIEELKGRVDKLNEDVSSSQPSEDDTQTALPVVTVETLEKGFLISVFAEKNCPGLLVTILEAFEDLGMEVLDARVSCSDTFRLQAVSEKEGDTDNVDDQVVKQAVVQAVRNWSARSGQD; this is encoded by the exons ATGGGATCCAAAGATGAAAAGAGAGCTGCCCTTAATCAACAGCTCCGGCAGCTTCGCTCCGCCACTAATTCCACCGCT GTGAATAAAGCATCGATCATTATGGATGCATCAAGGTACATAGAGGAGTTGAAGGGAAGAGTAGACAAGTTAAATGAAGATGTTTCATCTTCCCAACCCTCCGAAGATGATACCCAAACCGCGTTACCTGTT GTTACAGTAGAAACCCTAGAAAAGGGGTTCTTAATCTCTGTATTTGCAGAAAAGAATTGCCCGGGTTTGCTAGTCACCATTCTTGAAGCTTTTGAAGACCTGGGCATGGAGGTGCTGGACGCTAGGGTTTCTTGCTCCGACACTTTCCGCCTACAAGCTGTTAGTGAA AAAGAAGGAGATACTGATAACGTAGATGACCAAGTGGTTAAACAAGCTGTAGTGCAAGCTGTAAGAAACTGGAGTGCAAGAAGTGGGCAAGATTGA
- the LOC115999333 gene encoding uncharacterized protein LOC115999333, translating to MHKHCFEALDKTMRDLLRFQKPFSSYMTFGGKTIAFGGDFRYFRLQDIQNGDDYHEVEDFAKWIADIGDGVLGVQNDVDSEITIIRENLLNFEEDPIATIVKSAFPMFQNAGCDQSYLENRVILASTLDVVDSINEYMNAMNEAEGVPNHSLTLKVGSPVMLLRNIDYSLGLCNGTRLIVTILVDRVLEAKIISGAHARTKVLVSRMSLIPSDSNYHSSFNGNNSL from the exons ATGCACAAACACTGCTTTGAAGCATTGGACAAGACAATGAGAGATTTGTTGAGATTTCAAAAACCATTCAGCTCATATATGACCTTTGGAGGTAAAACTATTGCGTTTGGTGGAGATTTTAGATACTTTCG ATTGCAAGATATTCAAAATGGGGATGACTATCACGAAGTTGAAGATTTTGCCAAGTGGATAGCTGATATTGGTGACGGTGTGCTGGGGGTACAAAATGATGTTGATTCTGAAATCACTATTATAAGggaaaatttgttaaattttgaaGAAGATCCTATTGCTACAATTGTAAAAAGTGCATTCCCAATGTTTCAGAATGCAGGTTGTGATCAAAGTTATCTAGAGAATCGTGTAATATTGGCTTCAACTTTGGATGTGGTGGATAGCATAAATGAGTATATGAATGCTATGAATGAAGCTGAAG GTGTTCCAAATCATTCATTGACACTTAAAGTAGGTTCACCAGTGATGCTATTAAGAAACATTGATTATTCTTTAGGCTTGTGTAATGGTACACGTTTAATAGTGACAATATTGGTTGATCGTGTGCTTGAAGCTAAAATTATTAGCGGAGCTCATGCAAGGACAAAGGTTTTAGTATCGCGGATGTCTCTAATACCTTCTGATTCAAATTACCATTCAAGTTTCAATGGAAACAATTCTCTTTGA